A section of the Acropora muricata isolate sample 2 chromosome 4, ASM3666990v1, whole genome shotgun sequence genome encodes:
- the LOC136914363 gene encoding uncharacterized protein isoform X1, which produces MKVCSALKKLTALESISLSEILLRKKVQATVRVNWYSPIQERLLSHQCLQTKTITNDANICLMYNFPWTLKVLKLLWMILMCMWKDSFQTMESSMKQGLYTVLDRCRQRNLKLNREKCHFRVSKVCYVDHMLSAAGVKPDSQEDEAINTMPILTNPEDLQRFLGVVS; this is translated from the exons ATGAAGGTTTGCAGCGCTTTGAAGAAGTTGACAG CCTTGGAAAGTATCAGTTTATCAGAGATACTTCTGAGGAAGAAAGTCCAAGCCACTGTCCGGGTTAATTGGTACTCCCCAATACAAGAAAGACTT CTTTCACATCAGTGTCTGCAGACAAAGACTATTACAAATGATGCCAACATTTGTTTAATGTACAACTTTCCCTG GACATTGAAGGTGTTGAAGTTATTGTGGATGATCTTGATGTGTATGTGGAAGGACTCTTTCCAGACGATGGAGAGCAGCATGAAGCAAGGCTTATATACGGTGTTGGATCGATGTCGTCAGCGCAACCTCAAGCTAAACAGAGAGAAATGCCATTTTCGAGTATCCAAAGTTTGCTATGTAGACCACATGTTGAGTGCAGCTGGTGTTAAACCAGATTCCCAGGAAGATGAAGCAATCAATACTATGCCAATCCTAACCAATCCTGAAGACTTACAGAGGTTTCTGGGCGTTGTAAGCTAG
- the LOC136914363 gene encoding uncharacterized protein isoform X2, which produces MKVCSALKKLTALESISLSEILLRKKVQATVRVNWYSPIQERLDIEGVEVIVDDLDVYVEGLFPDDGEQHEARLIYGVGSMSSAQPQAKQREMPFSSIQSLLCRPHVECSWC; this is translated from the exons ATGAAGGTTTGCAGCGCTTTGAAGAAGTTGACAG CCTTGGAAAGTATCAGTTTATCAGAGATACTTCTGAGGAAGAAAGTCCAAGCCACTGTCCGGGTTAATTGGTACTCCCCAATACAAGAAAGACTT GACATTGAAGGTGTTGAAGTTATTGTGGATGATCTTGATGTGTATGTGGAAGGACTCTTTCCAGACGATGGAGAGCAGCATGAAGCAAGGCTTATATACGGTGTTGGATCGATGTCGTCAGCGCAACCTCAAGCTAAACAGAGAGAAATGCCATTTTCGAGTATCCAAAGTTTGCTATGTAGACCACATGTTGAGTGCAGCTGGTGTTAA